Proteins encoded by one window of Streptomyces uncialis:
- a CDS encoding FecCD family ABC transporter permease: MAAPPDPRQNGKRDGARWVLRGSALLALTGVLVLLVVLSTWIGAKDTSPAQVWAALLGSDDSYTTGVIRELRLPRTLVGLMVGAGLGVAGAVMQAMTRNPLADPGLLGVNAGASAAVVFGIGVVGLTTFTSLVWFAFLGAALATVVVYLLGASGRAGPTPVRLALAGAAVSASLGGIIGGLTVFNAATFDHMRFWMVGSLAGRDPELMRDLVPFVVAGLVVALLLARPLNALALGEDLGKALGARIARTRMAAVLAVTLLCGAATAAAGPIGFVGLVVPLVARWLTGPDLRWVLPYSMVLAPILLLTSDILGRVVLPEGELEVGAVTALVGAPVFIAMVRRRKEISL, from the coding sequence CTGGCCGCCCCGCCCGACCCCCGGCAGAACGGGAAGCGGGACGGCGCCCGCTGGGTGCTGCGCGGGTCCGCGCTGCTCGCGCTCACCGGCGTACTGGTCCTCCTCGTCGTGCTCAGCACCTGGATCGGCGCCAAGGACACCTCCCCGGCCCAGGTCTGGGCCGCGCTCCTGGGCAGCGACGACTCGTACACCACCGGAGTGATACGTGAACTCAGGCTGCCGCGCACCCTGGTGGGCCTGATGGTCGGCGCGGGGCTCGGGGTCGCCGGTGCGGTGATGCAGGCCATGACCCGCAACCCGCTCGCCGACCCCGGACTGCTCGGGGTGAACGCCGGTGCCTCGGCCGCCGTGGTCTTCGGTATCGGCGTCGTCGGGCTGACCACCTTCACCTCGCTGGTGTGGTTCGCCTTCCTCGGCGCGGCGCTGGCCACCGTCGTCGTCTACCTCCTGGGGGCGTCCGGCCGTGCCGGGCCCACGCCCGTACGGCTCGCGCTGGCCGGGGCGGCGGTGAGCGCGAGCCTGGGCGGGATCATCGGCGGACTCACCGTGTTCAACGCCGCGACCTTCGACCATATGAGGTTCTGGATGGTCGGTTCGCTGGCCGGCCGGGACCCGGAGCTGATGAGGGACCTGGTGCCGTTCGTGGTGGCAGGTCTGGTGGTCGCGCTGCTGCTGGCCCGCCCGCTCAACGCCCTCGCGCTGGGGGAGGACCTGGGCAAGGCCCTGGGCGCGCGGATCGCCCGCACCAGGATGGCGGCCGTGCTCGCGGTGACCCTGCTGTGCGGCGCGGCAACCGCCGCCGCCGGTCCCATCGGCTTCGTCGGGCTCGTCGTCCCGCTGGTCGCGCGCTGGCTGACCGGACCTGATCTGCGCTGGGTGCTGCCCTACTCCATGGTGCTCGCCCCGATCCTGCTGCTGACCTCCGACATCCTGGGCCGCGTCGTGCTGCCCGAGGGGGAGCTGGAGGTCGGAGCGGTCACCGCGCTGGTGGGCGCGCCGGTCTTCATCGCGATGGTGCGCAGGCGCAAGGAGATCTCACTGTGA
- a CDS encoding DJ-1/PfpI family protein, whose amino-acid sequence MTTEHERSRRGVLRGAAAVTLGTGFAAGATAGTAAAVGGTSRADEPVSGASARERGGRRLDVAVLLYDGFTALDAVGPYETLCRVPGVRVTMVARRAGPVRTDTGELSVTAERSLREMPRADVLLVPGGGERGTTTTMADAGTLDWIRRVHRRSTWTTSVCTGALILGAAGLLRGLPATTHWASGPYLGEFGATYTPGRFVEAGKIITAAGVSAGVDMALHLAARLSDEKVAQAMQLALEYDPDPPYDTGSPEKADAELRALALRLIADAAV is encoded by the coding sequence TTGACGACGGAACACGAACGGAGCCGGCGCGGGGTGCTGCGCGGCGCGGCGGCAGTCACCCTGGGCACGGGGTTCGCGGCGGGCGCGACGGCGGGAACGGCGGCGGCCGTCGGGGGAACGTCACGGGCCGACGAGCCGGTGAGCGGTGCATCCGCCCGGGAGCGGGGCGGGCGGCGGCTGGATGTGGCGGTGCTGCTGTACGACGGGTTCACCGCCCTGGACGCGGTCGGCCCGTACGAGACGCTGTGCCGGGTGCCCGGTGTGCGGGTGACCATGGTCGCCCGGAGGGCGGGGCCGGTGCGCACCGACACCGGTGAACTCTCGGTCACCGCCGAGAGGTCGCTGCGCGAGATGCCCCGCGCCGATGTGCTGCTGGTACCGGGCGGCGGGGAGCGGGGCACGACCACGACCATGGCCGACGCGGGCACCCTCGACTGGATACGCCGGGTGCACCGGCGCAGCACCTGGACCACCTCGGTCTGCACCGGTGCGCTGATCCTGGGGGCGGCCGGGCTGCTGCGGGGTCTGCCCGCCACCACGCACTGGGCCTCGGGCCCCTATCTGGGGGAGTTCGGGGCCACGTACACCCCGGGACGGTTCGTCGAGGCCGGGAAGATCATCACGGCGGCCGGTGTCTCCGCCGGTGTCGACATGGCGCTGCATCTCGCCGCGCGGCTGTCCGACGAGAAGGTGGCGCAGGCGATGCAACTGGCGCTGGAGTACGACCCGGACCCGCCGTACGACACCGGAAGCCCGGAGAAGGCCGACGCGGAACTCCGGGCGCTGGCGCTGCGGCTGATCGCCGACGCGGCCGTCTGA
- a CDS encoding FecCD family ABC transporter permease, translating into MSGAPAGPRTRVDFGRTILVSRGPRWSLRLDVRTAVSCTVFGLLTAVAVLVSLAYGTYDIPLGEVLRTLTGGGEGGTRKIVVEWRLPRVLLAVLFGAALAVAGAIFQSVSRNPLGSPDIIGFSSGSYTGALVVMLISGGGYYQVAAGSLIGGIATAFLVFVLAYRQGTRAFQLIIVGIAISAMLGAFNTWLVLRADIEEAMLAAVWGGGSLNSLGYDQLWPVLGILAVLVPLTLATGPALRQLELGDDAASALGIRVNAVRLTAVVLGVALTALVTASAGPIAFISLVAPQIARRVTRSASVALLPSAVLGAFLLVLADLIGQRLFAPVQLPVGIVTVSIGGLYFVWLLVREARRSA; encoded by the coding sequence GTGAGCGGCGCACCCGCGGGTCCGCGCACCCGCGTCGACTTCGGCAGAACGATCCTGGTCTCCCGGGGCCCCCGCTGGTCACTGCGCCTCGACGTCCGTACCGCCGTCAGCTGTACGGTCTTCGGGCTGCTCACCGCGGTGGCCGTACTGGTCTCCCTCGCGTACGGCACCTATGACATCCCGCTGGGCGAGGTGCTCCGGACCCTCACGGGCGGCGGTGAGGGCGGCACCAGGAAGATCGTCGTCGAGTGGCGGCTCCCCAGGGTGCTGCTCGCCGTGCTCTTCGGCGCGGCCCTCGCCGTCGCCGGGGCGATCTTCCAGTCGGTCAGCAGGAACCCCCTCGGCTCACCGGACATCATCGGCTTCTCCTCCGGCTCCTACACCGGCGCGCTCGTCGTCATGCTGATCAGCGGCGGCGGCTACTACCAGGTCGCCGCGGGTTCGCTGATCGGCGGGATCGCGACCGCGTTCCTGGTCTTCGTCCTGGCCTACCGCCAGGGGACACGGGCGTTCCAGCTGATCATCGTCGGTATCGCGATCTCCGCCATGCTCGGCGCGTTCAACACCTGGCTGGTGCTGCGGGCGGACATCGAGGAGGCGATGCTGGCCGCGGTCTGGGGCGGTGGCTCCCTCAACAGCCTCGGCTACGACCAGCTCTGGCCCGTCCTCGGCATCCTCGCCGTGCTCGTCCCCCTGACCCTCGCGACCGGTCCGGCCCTGCGGCAGCTCGAACTCGGCGACGACGCGGCGTCGGCGCTCGGTATTCGCGTCAACGCCGTACGGCTCACCGCGGTCGTCCTCGGGGTGGCGCTCACCGCACTGGTGACGGCGTCGGCGGGGCCCATCGCCTTCATCTCCCTCGTGGCACCCCAGATCGCCCGCCGGGTCACCCGCTCCGCCTCGGTCGCCCTGCTGCCGTCCGCGGTGCTCGGGGCGTTCCTGCTCGTCCTCGCCGATCTGATCGGCCAGCGGCTCTTCGCCCCGGTCCAGCTCCCGGTCGGTATCGTCACCGTCTCGATCGGCGGGCTGTACTTCGTCTGGCTGCTGGTGCGCGAGGCCCGCAGGTCCGCCTGA
- a CDS encoding ABC transporter substrate-binding protein: MTRSHTMTVSLGRRRFVGGLTGAATALALTGCGVSESSGDDNSGADKGAEGGLRSVKTDNGTVRLPRNPERVVVTDNYAALMLLELGLVPVGVPDGTANPTLMPKRDHERLKDVKTIGAVGSPNSQAVAALKPDMILDQFYKDKSAPLKSVAPVAHFDWATSGALWHDQIAKAALAVNREDKLTEIKKRYQDRIGEVKAAYSKQIATSTWAPLSGGQSGQFFLGTPLVTVMRDVGLKIGAGIPADKAGFLAKSYEEIDVLDDCTALIYPVQFDGKPTPTTQQLLDNKLWKKVPAVKAGRAFSSQHFLMANYTFAIGAVDEIEEMLRKL; the protein is encoded by the coding sequence ATGACCCGTTCGCACACCATGACCGTTTCCCTGGGCCGCAGGCGGTTCGTCGGAGGACTCACGGGTGCCGCCACGGCCCTGGCCCTGACCGGTTGCGGTGTGAGCGAATCGTCCGGTGACGACAACTCCGGTGCGGACAAGGGCGCCGAAGGCGGTCTGCGCAGCGTCAAGACCGACAACGGCACGGTGAGACTGCCGCGGAACCCCGAGCGGGTCGTCGTCACCGACAACTACGCGGCCCTGATGCTGCTGGAGCTGGGGCTCGTGCCCGTCGGGGTGCCCGACGGAACCGCCAACCCGACCCTGATGCCGAAGCGGGACCACGAGCGGCTGAAGGATGTGAAGACGATAGGCGCGGTCGGCTCGCCCAACTCGCAGGCCGTCGCGGCGCTGAAGCCCGACATGATCCTCGACCAGTTCTACAAGGACAAGTCCGCGCCGTTGAAGTCCGTCGCCCCCGTGGCCCACTTCGACTGGGCCACCAGCGGGGCGCTGTGGCACGACCAGATCGCCAAGGCCGCGCTGGCGGTCAACCGGGAGGACAAGCTCACGGAGATCAAGAAGCGCTACCAGGACCGGATCGGCGAGGTGAAGGCCGCGTACAGCAAGCAGATCGCGACCTCCACCTGGGCCCCGCTGAGCGGTGGCCAGAGCGGCCAGTTCTTCCTCGGTACGCCGCTCGTCACCGTGATGCGTGATGTGGGGCTCAAGATCGGCGCGGGCATCCCGGCCGACAAGGCCGGTTTCCTGGCCAAGAGTTACGAGGAGATCGATGTGCTCGACGACTGCACGGCGCTGATCTACCCGGTGCAGTTCGACGGCAAGCCCACCCCCACCACCCAGCAGCTGCTGGACAACAAGCTGTGGAAGAAGGTGCCCGCGGTGAAGGCGGGCCGGGCCTTCTCCTCCCAGCACTTCCTCATGGCCAACTACACCTTCGCCATCGGCGCGGTGGACGAGATCGAGGAGATGCTGAGGAAGCTCTGA
- a CDS encoding iron chelate uptake ABC transporter family permease subunit — protein MSTTVAAAAGRPGPDKAPPSGPTGRGGGDRGRHRPGLVSTHAGRALGLLVCLLVLGGCLVLSLAFGAKSIPVTDVWHALTTYDGSEDAFIVRDLRVPRAFLALAVGAALGVSGALIQALTRNPLADPGILGVNAGAGFAVIIGVAFLGLSSTGQYLAMSFAGAVVTTTLVYVLGSAGRAGATPVQLTLVGVALSAVLAGISAAVTLLNPEVYDAMRGWAAGSLAARGWDVFHTVLPFIAAGLVLALLAARPLNAIALGDDLARSLGAGIVRTRVTVVVAVTLLAGAATAAAGPIGFVGLMVPHVARWFVGPDQRWIIPYTIVCAPILLIVSDTVGRIVLTPQELQVGIVTAFIGAPVLILLVRRRKVSGL, from the coding sequence ATGAGCACCACAGTGGCCGCCGCGGCCGGGCGGCCCGGACCGGACAAGGCCCCGCCGTCCGGACCGACCGGCCGCGGCGGCGGGGACAGGGGGCGGCACCGCCCCGGACTGGTGAGCACCCACGCGGGCCGCGCCCTCGGACTGCTCGTCTGCCTTCTCGTACTCGGCGGCTGCCTGGTACTGAGCCTCGCCTTCGGCGCCAAGTCCATCCCCGTCACGGACGTCTGGCACGCGCTGACCACCTACGACGGGTCCGAGGACGCCTTCATCGTGCGTGACCTGCGGGTCCCGCGCGCCTTCCTCGCGCTGGCCGTCGGCGCGGCACTCGGGGTGTCCGGCGCCCTCATCCAGGCCCTCACCCGCAACCCGCTGGCCGACCCCGGCATCCTCGGCGTCAACGCGGGCGCCGGATTCGCCGTCATCATCGGCGTCGCCTTCCTCGGGCTCTCCTCGACCGGCCAGTACCTCGCCATGTCCTTCGCGGGCGCCGTCGTCACCACGACCCTGGTGTACGTCCTCGGGTCCGCCGGACGGGCCGGTGCGACACCGGTGCAACTGACCCTCGTCGGCGTGGCGCTCAGCGCGGTACTGGCCGGGATCTCCGCGGCCGTCACCCTGCTGAACCCGGAGGTGTACGACGCCATGCGCGGCTGGGCGGCCGGATCGCTCGCCGCCCGCGGCTGGGACGTCTTCCACACCGTGCTGCCCTTCATCGCGGCGGGTCTGGTGCTGGCACTCCTCGCCGCGCGCCCCCTGAACGCCATCGCCCTCGGCGACGACCTCGCCCGGTCGCTGGGCGCGGGCATCGTCCGCACCCGCGTCACCGTCGTCGTCGCCGTGACCCTGCTGGCCGGGGCCGCCACCGCCGCGGCCGGACCCATCGGCTTCGTCGGCCTGATGGTCCCCCATGTCGCCCGCTGGTTCGTCGGACCCGACCAGCGCTGGATCATCCCGTACACCATCGTCTGCGCGCCGATCCTGCTGATCGTCTCCGACACCGTCGGCAGGATCGTCCTCACCCCCCAGGAACTCCAGGTCGGCATCGTGACCGCGTTCATCGGAGCCCCCGTGCTCATCCTCCTCGTACGCCGCAGGAAGGTGAGCGGACTGTGA
- a CDS encoding ABC transporter ATP-binding protein has protein sequence MTAPSPDDTAPDDTTPTDGDRSGLPDSGPDPGPGPDPASGPTAKDGRRLLGACLRSGAGLLTSAVLSGLLYQLALIALPWFIERAVDRGVVGGDEDALWNWALLILAAGLVAAGAEMAVGWFSTLVGTLQGNRLQLALADRVARLDSRSLGRFGEGDLGMRGTRDVDLVRTWLMGVPSFVTGAVGFAVMIAAIVRLDPLLAVVGLACVPPLVWINTYWFPRRFGRANTALSTAHADRADAVEDLLSASAAVRGIGGEPALVRRHAARSGDVTEHTLAAARISADWAALSPFVPALAIGAGLGLGGLAVLRGDMSVGGIVAFTSWMSMLVLWVGVLTMRLSQLSQAVTAARRLQEVLLPGPGERPAERPARDLPVEGLLEAESVSVTVGGRTALAPVTLTAAPGTLTAVTGPMASGKTVLLRVLARLVDPGDGEVRFGGVPLRDADPLHVHTRIGFVPQRSGTISGTLADNLRLGGTFSDDELRDACRVAALDGYLDSLPDGLGTEVAERGSTLSGGQLQRLALARAVLRRPAVLLLDDITSAVDTATERIIVARLRAWAEGTAVVWATHRPAPLAAADQVVTLEPATPAGITGTEARVTTGG, from the coding sequence ATGACCGCCCCATCCCCGGACGACACCGCCCCGGACGACACCACCCCGACCGACGGCGACCGGTCCGGCCTTCCCGACTCAGGTCCCGACCCGGGTCCTGGCCCCGACCCCGCCTCCGGCCCCACGGCCAAGGACGGACGGAGACTGCTCGGCGCCTGTCTGCGGAGCGGCGCCGGACTCCTCACCTCGGCCGTACTCAGCGGCCTGCTCTACCAGTTGGCGCTCATCGCGCTCCCGTGGTTCATCGAACGCGCCGTGGACCGGGGCGTCGTCGGCGGCGACGAGGACGCCCTGTGGAACTGGGCGCTGCTGATCCTGGCCGCCGGACTCGTCGCCGCCGGTGCCGAGATGGCGGTCGGCTGGTTCTCCACCCTCGTCGGCACCCTCCAGGGCAACCGCCTCCAACTCGCCCTCGCCGACCGGGTCGCCCGGCTCGACAGCCGCTCGCTGGGACGGTTCGGCGAGGGAGATCTGGGGATGCGCGGCACCCGCGACGTCGACCTCGTCCGCACCTGGCTGATGGGAGTCCCGTCCTTCGTCACCGGTGCGGTGGGATTCGCCGTGATGATCGCCGCGATCGTCCGCCTCGACCCGCTGCTCGCCGTCGTCGGTCTCGCCTGTGTGCCGCCGCTGGTGTGGATCAACACGTACTGGTTCCCCCGGCGCTTCGGCCGGGCGAACACCGCGCTCTCCACGGCGCACGCCGACCGCGCCGACGCCGTCGAGGACCTGCTGTCCGCGAGCGCCGCCGTACGCGGCATCGGAGGCGAACCGGCCCTCGTACGGCGCCATGCGGCCCGTAGCGGGGACGTCACCGAGCACACGCTCGCCGCCGCCAGGATCTCGGCGGACTGGGCCGCGCTCTCCCCGTTCGTGCCCGCCCTGGCGATCGGCGCCGGGCTCGGCCTCGGCGGACTCGCCGTGCTGCGGGGCGACATGTCGGTAGGGGGGATCGTCGCGTTCACCAGCTGGATGAGCATGCTGGTGCTGTGGGTGGGTGTGCTGACCATGCGGCTGAGCCAGCTCAGCCAGGCCGTCACCGCGGCCCGCAGACTCCAGGAGGTGCTCCTGCCCGGGCCCGGCGAGCGGCCGGCTGAGCGGCCCGCCCGTGACCTGCCGGTGGAAGGTCTGCTGGAAGCGGAGTCCGTGTCCGTCACCGTCGGCGGGCGCACCGCGCTCGCCCCGGTCACCCTGACGGCCGCACCCGGCACCCTGACAGCCGTGACCGGACCCATGGCCTCGGGCAAGACCGTTCTGCTGCGTGTCCTCGCCCGGCTCGTCGACCCCGGCGACGGGGAGGTCCGGTTCGGCGGTGTCCCGCTGAGGGATGCCGACCCGCTCCATGTCCACACCCGCATCGGATTCGTGCCCCAGCGCTCGGGCACCATCAGCGGCACACTCGCCGACAATCTGCGGCTGGGCGGCACCTTCAGCGACGACGAACTGCGCGACGCCTGCCGTGTCGCCGCCCTGGACGGCTACCTCGACTCGCTGCCCGACGGACTGGGGACCGAGGTCGCGGAGCGCGGCAGCACCCTTTCCGGGGGACAGCTCCAACGCCTCGCCCTCGCCCGCGCGGTACTGCGCCGACCGGCCGTCCTGCTCCTCGACGACATCACCTCGGCCGTCGACACCGCCACCGAACGCATCATCGTGGCACGGCTACGGGCCTGGGCCGAGGGCACGGCGGTGGTGTGGGCCACCCACCGGCCGGCCCCGCTGGCCGCCGCCGACCAGGTCGTCACGCTGGAGCCCGCCACCCCGGCCGGGATCACCGGCACGGAGGCCCGGGTGACCACCGG
- a CDS encoding lysine N(6)-hydroxylase/L-ornithine N(5)-oxygenase family protein: MNRIRREQDSDCDVLGIGFGPSNLALAIAIEEHNGLTTGNDELRTGFLEKQPGFGWHRGMLIDDATMQVSFLKDLVTMRDPTSRYSFLCFLKERDRLVDFLNQKTLFPLRIEFHDYFAWIAERLSHLVDYAHEVVGVEPVFDGDDVRWFDVLSRVGGPRGKLVTRRTRNLCVATGMTPRIPAGAEINDRIWHNRDLLPGVAGWSGRPPARVVVLGAGQSAAETVAYLHREFPTAEVVSVFAKYGYTPADDSPFANRVFDPEAVDLYYRSPPEVKNSLMGYHRSTNYSAVDMDLIESLYRTQYRERVQGRQRLRFLNVSRLREVTSYDDGLRVTVEHLPTGERTTLEADLLVYATGYQQADPAALLGKVGKLCLRDEDNELRVRRDHRVETVDHVSAGIYVQGSTEHTHGITSTLLSHTAVRVGEILDSLLAHRKEAQRGNAPHEPAQREDAHRRGVPRDEEGSLTGTAPH, encoded by the coding sequence GTGAACCGAATCCGCCGCGAACAGGATTCCGACTGCGACGTGCTGGGGATCGGCTTCGGCCCGTCCAATCTGGCACTGGCCATCGCGATCGAGGAGCACAACGGACTCACCACCGGGAACGACGAGTTAAGGACCGGCTTCCTGGAGAAGCAGCCGGGGTTCGGCTGGCACCGGGGGATGCTCATCGACGACGCGACGATGCAGGTGTCGTTCCTCAAGGACCTGGTCACGATGCGTGACCCCACCAGCCGGTACAGCTTCCTGTGTTTTCTGAAGGAGCGCGACCGGCTGGTCGACTTCCTCAACCAGAAGACGCTGTTCCCGCTGCGGATCGAGTTCCACGACTACTTCGCGTGGATCGCGGAGCGACTGTCGCACCTGGTGGACTACGCGCACGAGGTCGTCGGCGTGGAGCCCGTGTTCGACGGTGACGACGTCCGCTGGTTCGATGTGCTGAGCCGGGTCGGCGGTCCGCGGGGGAAGCTGGTGACCCGCCGGACCCGCAATCTGTGTGTGGCCACCGGTATGACACCCCGGATACCCGCGGGTGCCGAGATCAACGACCGGATATGGCACAACCGGGACCTGCTGCCCGGGGTGGCGGGCTGGAGCGGCCGTCCGCCCGCGCGGGTGGTGGTGCTCGGCGCCGGACAGAGCGCCGCCGAGACGGTCGCCTATCTGCACCGGGAGTTCCCCACCGCGGAGGTCGTCTCGGTGTTCGCCAAGTACGGCTACACACCGGCGGACGACAGTCCGTTCGCCAACCGGGTCTTCGATCCCGAGGCGGTGGACCTCTACTACCGGTCTCCCCCGGAGGTGAAGAACTCGCTGATGGGCTATCACCGGAGCACCAACTACTCGGCGGTGGACATGGACCTGATCGAGTCGCTGTACCGCACGCAGTACCGGGAACGCGTGCAGGGACGGCAGCGGCTGCGGTTCCTCAATGTCTCCAGGCTCCGGGAGGTCACCTCGTACGACGACGGGCTCCGGGTCACCGTCGAGCATCTGCCCACGGGTGAGCGCACGACGCTGGAGGCGGATCTGCTCGTCTACGCCACCGGATACCAGCAGGCGGACCCCGCGGCACTCCTCGGCAAGGTCGGCAAGCTCTGCCTGCGCGACGAGGACAACGAGCTGCGGGTGCGCCGGGACCACCGGGTCGAGACCGTGGACCATGTGTCGGCGGGCATCTATGTGCAGGGCAGCACCGAGCACACGCACGGGATCACCTCGACCCTGCTGTCGCACACGGCCGTCCGGGTGGGCGAGATCCTCGACTCGCTGCTCGCCCACCGGAAGGAAGCCCAGCGGGGGAACGCCCCGCACGAACCCGCCCAGCGGGAGGACGCACACCGGAGGGGCGTTCCCCGCGACGAGGAGGGATCACTGACCGGCACCGCGCCGCACTGA
- a CDS encoding siderophore-interacting protein, which produces MTRVRRVRRVTPRMARITFTGEELAHLPDNGTDQHVALYFYAPDVVLPRPFTIDAARSLLPAARPRLRRYTIRHHRPELGEVDMDFVLHGADQLASGWAEHAAPGDESIWFGPTPAYTLDPEADWTVLLGDETALPAIGALLEQLPPDHRVSALIEVADAAEEQQLTTRADARVQWLHRDGRTPGLLLHERASALKLPVGRGRIWGAAEREVVRGLRHHFVRGLGMERSDTHLTAYWTRGETQDSEV; this is translated from the coding sequence GTGACGCGGGTGCGTCGGGTGCGCCGCGTCACCCCCCGGATGGCCCGTATCACCTTCACCGGCGAGGAGTTGGCGCACCTCCCGGACAACGGCACCGACCAGCACGTCGCCCTCTACTTCTACGCGCCGGACGTCGTCCTCCCGAGGCCGTTCACCATCGACGCCGCGCGAAGCCTGCTCCCCGCCGCCCGGCCACGGCTGCGCCGCTACACGATCCGCCACCACCGTCCCGAACTCGGCGAGGTCGACATGGACTTCGTCCTGCACGGCGCCGACCAACTCGCCTCCGGCTGGGCGGAGCACGCCGCACCCGGCGACGAGTCCATCTGGTTCGGGCCCACCCCCGCCTACACGCTCGACCCCGAAGCGGACTGGACCGTCCTGCTCGGCGACGAGACCGCGCTCCCGGCGATCGGCGCCCTGCTGGAACAACTCCCGCCGGATCACCGGGTGTCGGCGCTCATCGAAGTGGCCGACGCCGCCGAGGAACAGCAACTCACGACCCGCGCCGACGCCCGCGTCCAGTGGCTGCACCGCGACGGCCGCACCCCCGGACTGCTGCTGCACGAACGGGCCTCGGCGCTGAAGCTGCCCGTCGGCCGGGGGCGGATATGGGGGGCAGCCGAACGGGAGGTCGTCCGCGGCCTGCGCCACCACTTCGTGCGCGGACTCGGCATGGAACGCTCCGACACCCATCTGACCGCCTACTGGACCAGGGGTGAGACACAGGACAGCGAGGTCTGA
- a CDS encoding FecCD family ABC transporter permease produces MTVTRTRPGTDSSDSTATPRRTSTTRPVRLWSGRVTFRVHPRTAVVSLAALVLALLSLVVSLCVGAYTVPLPDVAQALFHGTGDRLAVHFVNHERLPQALLAALVGAALGVSGAIFQSISRNPLASPDVIGFNSGASTGAILAIVTFGGGAATVATGAVAGGLMTAFLVFVLASRGGLHGVRLVLVGLGVTAMLGSVNSYLLTRSSLDNAQNAHIWLVGTLNGRGWSSVQMMAVALAVLFPATVLLGRQLRMLELGDDLASGLGVRVDRVRLALTVLGIGLCGVAVASAGPIPFVALAAPQIAAMLTRGPGVSVLSAGTVGAALLSAAHLASAQLFTTLAWVGDLLGPLRLVDESQRNNQLPVGVTTAVLGGVYLAWVLFKRRGTGRA; encoded by the coding sequence GTGACCGTGACCAGAACCCGTCCGGGCACCGACAGCTCCGACAGCACCGCTACGCCCCGCCGCACCTCCACGACCCGACCGGTACGGCTGTGGTCGGGCCGCGTCACCTTCCGGGTGCACCCGCGTACGGCCGTGGTGTCCCTCGCCGCACTGGTACTGGCGCTGCTGTCGCTGGTCGTCAGCCTCTGCGTGGGCGCCTACACGGTCCCGCTCCCGGACGTCGCCCAGGCGCTCTTCCACGGCACCGGCGACCGGCTCGCCGTGCACTTCGTGAACCACGAGAGACTGCCGCAGGCACTGCTCGCCGCCTTGGTGGGCGCCGCGCTCGGGGTCAGCGGCGCGATCTTCCAGAGCATCTCCAGGAACCCGCTGGCCAGCCCGGACGTGATCGGCTTCAACAGCGGCGCGTCGACCGGCGCGATCCTCGCGATCGTCACCTTCGGGGGCGGCGCCGCCACGGTCGCCACGGGCGCGGTCGCCGGTGGCCTGATGACCGCGTTCCTGGTCTTCGTGCTGGCCAGCCGGGGCGGACTGCACGGGGTACGGCTGGTCCTGGTCGGGCTGGGGGTGACCGCGATGCTCGGCTCGGTCAACTCCTATCTGCTCACCCGCTCCAGCCTCGACAACGCCCAGAACGCGCACATCTGGCTGGTCGGCACCCTGAACGGCCGCGGCTGGAGCTCGGTGCAGATGATGGCCGTCGCCCTCGCCGTCCTGTTCCCGGCCACCGTGCTGCTCGGCAGACAGCTGCGGATGCTGGAGCTGGGCGACGACCTCGCGAGCGGTCTGGGCGTCCGCGTCGACCGGGTGCGGCTCGCGCTGACCGTACTGGGCATCGGGCTGTGCGGGGTCGCGGTGGCCAGCGCGGGACCGATCCCCTTCGTGGCACTGGCCGCGCCGCAGATCGCCGCGATGCTCACCCGCGGCCCCGGGGTCAGCGTGCTGTCCGCCGGGACCGTGGGGGCCGCGCTGCTCTCGGCGGCGCACCTCGCGTCCGCCCAGCTGTTCACCACGCTGGCGTGGGTGGGCGACCTGCTGGGACCGCTGCGGCTGGTGGACGAGTCCCAGCGCAACAACCAGCTGCCGGTGGGGGTCACCACGGCGGTCCTCGGCGGCGTGTACCTCGCCTGGGTGCTCTTCAAGCGGCGTGGAACGGGGCGTGCTTGA